CTCGCCTATGCCGAGGAGGAAGAGCACGAGGATGACGAGCGCGGAGAGCACCAACGCGATGAGCTGAGACTTGGTCATGGCGCTCGTGAGGAGCCCCGTCGAGAGGTACGCCGCGCCGACGAGCAGCACGCCGAGGTACGACGACGCCGCCACGTGGGCGTCGAGCGCGCCCGTCCGCCTGAGGATGACCAAATAGAGGGTCGTCGGCGCCCACATGACCACGTAAACGACGAGCACGGCCACGTACTTCGAGAGCACCACCGCCGTCGTCGAGACGGGTGCCGTGAGCAACGCCTCGGCCGTCCCGCTCCTTCGCTCCTCCGCGAAGAGGCGCATGGTCATGGCCGGGACGAGCAAGAAGAGCACGAGGTAGAGCAGGATCGTGTTGCCGAAGAACGCCGACACCGGGGACACGTCCCCCGAAGCTCCCACCTGCGTCGAGAGCTGCTCGACGAGCACGTAGAAGTGGAGGCCCTGGACGATCAAGAACACGCTGACCAGCACCCACGCGAGCGGCGTGACGAAATACGCGAAGAGCTCGCGCTTCAAGAGAGGCCAAAATCCCCTCATGGCGCGCCCTTCGGGGACGACGCGGGCTCGGGATCTTTTGCCGTCGTGAGCTCGGCGAAGACGTCCTCGAGGCGGCCTCGGGCGGCCCCGAGCTCGACGAGACCGAGGCCCTCGTCGACCATGGCCTTCGCCAGGGCTGCGTGCACCCGAGCCGTGTCGACGTCGACGTGCGGCCCCCAGGCGACCTCGACGCGGAGGAGCTCCCCCTCACGCGAGACGGTCGGCTCCGAGGCCTCCTCGGGGAGCGTGTCCTCGACCTTCACGAGGGCGCGACGCGCCGCTTCGAGCTCGCCCGAGCAAACGAGCCGCACGCCGGTCGACGCACGCGCGCGACCCAGCTCGTCGAGCGTGCCCTCGGCGACGAGCTTGCCCTTCGCGATCACGATGGCGCGATCGCAGCTCGCCTCGACCTCGCTCAGGATGTGCGTCGAGAGGAGCACCGTGTGCGTGCCACGAAGACCGGCCACCACCTCGCGCACGTCCCGAATCTGGTTCGGGTCGAGGCCCGCCGTAGGCTCGTCGAGCACGAGGAGCGGCGGATCGGCGACGAGGGCGTCGGCGAGACCGACACGCTGGCGGTACCCTTTGGAGAGGTTGCCGATGAGCACGTGGGCCACGTCCGTGACACGAGCCTTCTCCATCACGTCGTCGACTCGGCCCGCGCGTGCTCGCCGCGCCACCCCTTTGAGCTCGGCCCGGAACCCGAGGTACTCGATCACCCTCATCTCCGGATAAAGCGGAACCATTTCGGGCATATAGCCGACACAGGAGCGCGCCGCGAGGCCCGCCGTGACGACGTCGTGGCCGCACACCTCGACCGTCCCGCTCGTGGGCCCGAGGTACCCCGCGACGATGCGGAGCGTGCTGCTTTTCCCCGCGCCGTTCGGGCCCAGGAAGCCCACGATCTCCCCGCGCCCCACGGTGAACGAGAGCCCCGAGATGGCCTCTCGGGCGCCGTACCGTTTGACGAGATCTCGAACGACGATCATGGGCGGAGCGAAGAGCGGCGGGACGCCGAGGCGCGAATATCCCACGTTTTTTCGCGGAAGACGAACCCTTCAGAGCGCTTCGACGTACGCCGCGAGCGAGGCACGGTCGGCCGGAGACAGGTCCGTTCCGTAAGGGTGCCCAGGCACGGGCCCGTCGCCGTTCACGCCGCCGTGGTAGGCCGGGGAGAGGCGCTCGGGCGAGAGCAGCTCGCCTATCGACCGCACCGCGCCGTGGTGGAGGAACGGCGCCGAGCGCTTCACACGGAGGAGCGCCGGTGTTCGTAAGTATCCGGTTCCTCTAGCCTTTCCCATCGAGAGCGCCGAGTCCGTGCCCACCGTCACGGACGAGACGAGCTCGCCTCCACGCACGGGGCTCGCGTGGCATCGCGCGCACTGCCGTTCGAAGAGCGGCCTCCCCGGATGCTCGCGCGGCGCCTCGGAGGGGACCTCGAGCGACTCGACGAACATGGCGAGCGCCACGGCGAGCACACGCGGCGGGCGAATGCGCTGGTGGTTCGAGGTGAGAAGCTGCGTCTCTTGGCGGAGCGCGAGCGCGGCGAGGCCCGTGTGGCGAATGGTGCCGGCCTGGGTCAGGTAGGCTTGGTGCCGAAGGCCGAACAGATCGGGGATGGCGACCGGGTCCTCGTCGTCGTCCTCGGTGACGTCCGCGCGACCGGGCCCCCACATGCGCATGCGGCGCGAGAGCTCGGCCTCGACCGGCCCACGCCCCATCGCGGCGTACGCGAGGCGCGCGGCGCCGTAGTCGAGGGTGCGACGCGCTTCGCCCACGACGAGGGTCGCGCCGTCGAGCGCCGTGTGGCAGAGCGCGCACGTGATCCCGAGCGCGGGAGAGCCGTCGACGTCGAGGAAGTGCACGAGGCCGGGCACGGCGCCGTCGGACGAGCGCACCACGCCGTACCGGGCCGCCTCGTCGGGCCGCTCGACGGCGAAACGCGCGACGGCGTCGGTGCGGAGCGGGTAGCGAAAGAACACCTCGCGCCCGAGGGCCAGCCACGCCTCGTACGACGTGGGCCTCACCCCGTCCCAGAGAGGGCGAGACTCGCGGAGGGCGCGCTCGTCCGGTACGCCGCGGACGGCAAGCGACCGCGGGTTCCACTCGGGCAGGAGATCCCAGCCCTTCGTGGCGAGCCCGTAGTACCGAAGGCGCTCCTTCGAGTACGTGTTCTCGGGGTTCGTGAGGCAGCGCTCGAGCTCGGCCCTCCGAAATGCGGGGTCGTCGAGGTAGCGCGTGGCCTCTGCCATCATGCCCTCGCGCGTGAGCCGCTCGGCGGGACCGACACTCGCGGTGCTGGGCCTACGGTGCACCACGAGCGCTAGGAGGCCGAGCGTGATCGCTGCCAGCACGACCATCGTCGCGAGCCGTTTTTTCGTCGTCGTCGTCGTCACGTCGCGACAGGAGCTTCGCGGCTCACGAGCTCGGAGTCCACCGTCGTCGTGCCCGAGCCTGCCTTCAGCGTGATCCGGACCTTGTACTGCTTCGTGTAGCTCGCGCCGTGCTTCGACCAAGTGGGCGCCTCGAGCGACCACATCGTCTTCAGGTTCGCCCCTGCCCCGACCGAGCCCGAGAACGCCGCGTACCCCGACTCGGTCCATTGGCGCGGGCTCGACGCGGCGAGGTCTTGGAGCTCCTTGTCGTCCGACTCGAGCAGCGTGACACGCACGACCTCGATCTTCGTCGCGGCGCCGGTGCCTTCGGCGGTGATGGCGATCTGGACGCTCGACGGACGGCACACCCACCCGCCACACCCGGAGCCGGGCGCCATGCCGGGAGCGGGCTCGGCGCAGTCCGCGGCAGGCGCTCGTGAGGCAGGCGCCCCGGCGGTCGCCGCGCAGCCTTCGTCGCCGAGCGTGAGGCCCGAGACGGCAGCCGAGACGACGAGGTTCGAGCCGGTGTCGATCTTGCCGGGACCTGCGCTCTCGAGCGCACCGCTGCAAGCGACGAGGAGAGCAACCGAAGAGACGAAGGCGACGATGGGGGTGCGCATGCTCCGAGATACTGCAAACCGAAGGCCAGCATAATCCGCAATAGAACCAACAAGATACACGCCGCTTCACGTGTGCCAAGCCGGGCCACCTTCGCGCCGTCACCAAGTTTGCCGACGGAGCGGCCTTCGGACCATGATGCGTGGACATGGTCTCGAAGGTTCGATCTTGGGCGCTCGTGTGCGCCCTCGGCGCCGTGTGCGCCCTCGGCCCCGCGTGCGCCCACCCCGAGCACGACGCGGGCAAAGGCACGGCCGCGGCGCCCGCGAAGGAGCACGACGCCACCATCCCACCGCCGGTCACGGTGCTCGACCCGCGGGACGCTCGCCCGAAGGACGCCGCCGATGCCGGAGAGGACGTCCGCGACGCGGCGGGCGACGCGACGGACCCGAGCCCCGAGGCTCCGAAAGGAATGAAGCTCGTGCCCGGGGGGACGTTCACGATGGGGATCGACGTGGGCGGTCAACCCGACGAGCGGCCGGCGCACAAGGTGACCCTCGCGCCTTTCTTTCTCGACGTGACCGAGATCACCCACGCCGAGTACGGCGAGTGCGTGAAGGCCGGCGCGTGCCGTGCACCCGACGCGAAGGTCATCTCACGGTTCGGCGGAGTGTTCGTCGGCCCGAACAAACCCGTCACGGGCATCACGTGGGGCGACACTCGCGCCTACTGCGCGTTCCGCGGAAAGAGGCTGCCGCGGGAGGCCGAGCTCGAGCGCGCGGTGCGAGGCGACGACGGACGCCGCTACCCGTGGGGCAACGAGCCGCCCACGCACGAGCGTACGGTCTTCCAGTCGAGCAAGACCGAGGACGTGGGCACCCACCCGCTCGGCCGTGGCCCCTACGGCCACGACGACCTCGCCGGGAACGTGTGGGAGTGGATGGAGGACATGTACGACCCCTTCGCCTACACCCGACCTGGCGCCGACCGCGGCGAGCCCGGCTCGTGCGACGAGATCCTCGCCGCCCAGAACAAGCTGCGCGCCGAGGGAAAACAAGGCTACACGGGCTCGAACCCGATCCCGACCGAGTG
The DNA window shown above is from Myxococcales bacterium and carries:
- a CDS encoding ABC transporter permease gives rise to the protein MRGFWPLLKRELFAYFVTPLAWVLVSVFLIVQGLHFYVLVEQLSTQVGASGDVSPVSAFFGNTILLYLVLFLLVPAMTMRLFAEERRSGTAEALLTAPVSTTAVVLSKYVAVLVVYVVMWAPTTLYLVILRRTGALDAHVAASSYLGVLLVGAAYLSTGLLTSAMTKSQLIALVLSALVILVLFLLGIGELVAREGTTMHAVCNHVSVWAAMSDFSSGIVDTRRLVFYGTLTVVPLYFTVRVVDAWRWG
- a CDS encoding ATP-binding cassette domain-containing protein; its protein translation is MIVVRDLVKRYGAREAISGLSFTVGRGEIVGFLGPNGAGKSSTLRIVAGYLGPTSGTVEVCGHDVVTAGLAARSCVGYMPEMVPLYPEMRVIEYLGFRAELKGVARRARAGRVDDVMEKARVTDVAHVLIGNLSKGYRQRVGLADALVADPPLLVLDEPTAGLDPNQIRDVREVVAGLRGTHTVLLSTHILSEVEASCDRAIVIAKGKLVAEGTLDELGRARASTGVRLVCSGELEAARRALVKVEDTLPEEASEPTVSREGELLRVEVAWGPHVDVDTARVHAALAKAMVDEGLGLVELGAARGRLEDVFAELTTAKDPEPASSPKGAP
- a CDS encoding SUMF1/EgtB/PvdO family nonheme iron enzyme translates to MVSKVRSWALVCALGAVCALGPACAHPEHDAGKGTAAAPAKEHDATIPPPVTVLDPRDARPKDAADAGEDVRDAAGDATDPSPEAPKGMKLVPGGTFTMGIDVGGQPDERPAHKVTLAPFFLDVTEITHAEYGECVKAGACRAPDAKVISRFGGVFVGPNKPVTGITWGDTRAYCAFRGKRLPREAELERAVRGDDGRRYPWGNEPPTHERTVFQSSKTEDVGTHPLGRGPYGHDDLAGNVWEWMEDMYDPFAYTRPGADRGEPGSCDEILAAQNKLRAEGKQGYTGSNPIPTECERSIRGGAYNYDADGLRSSNRVHHPGTFKLLMTGGRCAKDAR